From the genome of Asterias rubens chromosome 13, eAstRub1.3, whole genome shotgun sequence:
ATCAATGGGGTGTACAGACTCAAATGATTCGACTCAAACAACACTTGAAGAAAGCTGGGTTTAATGTCTGGATGGATGTGGACAACATGGGTAAGAAAGACTCTTGGTTCAATCTTTTGGTTCTAAGATAAGGAATGAAGATGTCGTCTTGCAGCCATAATTAGGGATTTCAGAAAAGAaattttcagatgattgtgGATGTTTCAAGAGTCTCAAATGACCAGAGCAGTAACACTAAACAAGATTCAAGTTCATTTGTTCCTGAAGAAGCAGCTTGATAAAACTTCTGGTCTGAAACCATTCCTACTAATTTCTTAATAATGTACGAagcattttgtattattatcgCTTTTCACAGGTGGTTCGACTTTAGAGTCAATGGCAGCTGCAGTTGAACAATCAGCCGTTGTTCTCATTTGCTTTACAGAGAAGTACAAAAACAGTCCAAGTTGTCGAACAGGTACGTGTCAATTCTTGCTTAAAGTTAATGTATATACACATTAGTCAGATCAATGGTCACCACAGACCACGTTCAACTGAGTTTCTTGTTTCTTAATTCTTGGGAATACATTCAACCACAATCAGCTTATGGATATTATTCTATATGAGGTTTATCTTGCATTCCACAATTACCTACATCTAATCTGCTATTTATCAAAGCCTGTTTAGCATCTAGACAGAGGTATCAATCACATGTAAATAGAAGAAGACTCAATGTTTACAATTTGTCTGGATAATAGAAGAAAATTCAATGTTTACAATTTGTCTGGATAATAGAAGAAAACTCAATCATCTGTTCAAACCCAATAACCCagacacaaaatgtaacatATTATGAAAGGCCAAACTTTGGTGCAGTATTTTACAACTCCGCCACCACACACTGTCCATTTATCCAGACAAAGCCCACCATGTTGTATATTCATTTATTGCAGAGGCTGAGTACACCTACAAGCTACAGAAACCTTTTATCCCATTGCGTCTACAAGAAGACTATGATCCTGATGGCTGGCTTGGTATTATGATCGGAACCAAACTATGGGTGGATTTCAGTATATCAGAGACTTTGGACGAGAGTCGCAAGAAGTTAAAGCAACTACTTGGAGACAGAGGACGTATATGCGAAGAGAATCAACCTGATAATGGTAAAGTGATTCCCCAAACAACAATTCAGAATTATAAAGCTAGCTTTGGTAGACCATGGGTAGACAAACCTTGGAGTATGGCAGGAGTTCACTGGAATATCATCGTGTAATTTGTGTGTGTATGAATGACTGAATTATCACATTTATTTATGCTCAATAGAAACCAGCCTTTAATAAAGTATGTTAAATCTGTGTTCTAAATTGTATTACAGATTGCAGCTTGAATAACCCTGGAGCTCCCGAATCTGAAGTGAAAAGGTCCAACAATTTCCATAGAGCAAGTGTGTCCATAAAACAACCCAAACCACCTGCAGATGCTAGGGAAGTAGCCTCATGGAGTACTTGCCAGGTCAGCTCTTGGCTAGCAGCTCATGGTCTGAGCGAGTTAAAGAACCGATTCGAAGGCTACAACGGGCAGAGACTACTAGGCCTCAAGACAATCGCAACAGATGCACCAGACTTTTTCTTCACAGAGATTAAAAAAGACTTTGGATTCAAGAGCCTCTTGGATATCTTGAAATTCAAGCAAGCTTTGGATGAGATTATTTGAATGTTTGATTTGAAGATCAGTAATATTTATTTAGACTCACAGTGTTGTGTGATCCTACTTTGATACACCCACAAAACCAACCATAGAACATCTGaatgaatacatgtatatagtttcTTTGTTCAGCTGTTAAGGCAAAGAAACCAAATCGTGTACTTATTTTACAAGGTATTTTAAGAAACTACTAGTCAGAACCTTGAGATTTATAAATagatttgctaagcaaatgtcAGTTGGGAATTAAGCAACTGACATACTCAtcactagacttgtggacaagccTTAaaggtcccacgcggtgagatagtcgagttgtggcggtgctatGGCGAGatcgcgaactgctggttgccaacttctactccccattaatggggagtagaagtcgggcaaccagcagttcgcgcgagagcagtgatctcgcgagagcaccgccacaactcaaCTATCTCatcgcgtgggaccattaatGACTTGTTCAGAAGTCTAAGTCTAACTCATCACATGTTTCTattcaaacacacacatttCTTTTTAGATACGCACTTTGATAGTAGCCCAAAGGAAAAACCTAAAAGTGAGAAAGAACaaagaaatacatgtagtaacaaAAACTGATGACAACACAATTTCAAAGTTGCCATAACCCTTGTTAAATCCAACATATGACTTTGCAATAATGTACTGAATGCTATGTTCATAACTAAGTATTTCAGTCCTCCATTGTTCACTGTTTTAAAGCCACAAATTTtgacttacatgtatgtattgaagaataaatgtattattgttttgaccTGTTACTCACTCTTGTCAAGTTTCCTTTACTGTTATACAAAAGTATGTGTTTGTCtagattttataaataattagcaaaaaatacaagaccaaCAGAACTGAACTAAGCCAActataattgttttgttgaatgtttttaatttgaattcTCATACAATAGGAAAATAATAACTAGTCCAGTAACTGTGCATGTCTATCATTAATATAATACACCACTCATTAATCTGATTAATACATTGTGTTaaaaaattcaagaaaaaaaatcaccacaTCAATTCCATATCAACTGATGTATATAGGCATGCAATTTTTATGTAAAGCATTTTTTAAGTACGCGCAATCTACAAGCTTTTTTGCATAattatagtttttaaaaaaagaagggaaaaaaaacgaaACAGAGGCCTTATTTAACCCCCACTGTTCTACACCGGTGAAGCCTAGAAATTCTGACTTATGTTCTGGCCAGCGTGAATGAGAAAGTACCACTTACACGTAAATGTAGTTTTCTGTTCAATTTACTGGGGTTTCATAATTCTTGATTAAATCTTTTACCATAGGTTTAAATTTACACATAATTTCTCGTGGAAAACTTCGTTAAAAAAGGTAGTATTTTAACTAGCCAAAATTTGTAACAATTCTTGCCATAACCTCTTCCCAAAGGAAGCTtggatacatgtacagtgtatgtttaCACTAAACTAAACTGAGTAAATTGTCAACCTCCGTCCCAATATTCTGTCCCTTTGTACAGTTACCTTATACTTGTTCTTGGTTTTTGATGTAATTCTGTccttttaaatgaaaaattacAACCTTCCGTACAGTGGTTATAACAAGATCAAAAAGTAACCCATAGATGATGCGAACATCTTGCCCACAATCCAGCTAAATGCAAcgttgttttgctaagcaatttaaTGTACTGACATCCAGCAAAGAACTGTACATTAACAGAAGTAATCAATGCtaacaaaaatgttgcttattaCATTGGTAGCAATTTTGTGCTGGACTTCATTATGTTTAATTGCAATCATTTTAGCTGGTAAACTGATACAGCTCCTGAATAGGACCAGACTATTTATTGGCCATAGACTCTCACTGGGTAGTCTacagtgaaaaacaaaaaggcaaacaataaaacaagatgACTGGTATCAGATGTTAAAGCAAAACAACTGGTTGCATCAAAATAGTgagcttaaaaaaacaaattctttgcaACACAACTTTTTAAACTTGGCATGACCGGTACATCTTCTCCTGAAACCCTCAAATATctcttgttttatttcaaaggaaaacaaataatatgaacCCAAACTCTATGATAACGTGAacttaaatacaaaacaatatatCGTGAATTTACAACATTCTTTCTGAAAATAACATCACCTTGAAATAAAATATGTCCCTCAATAGGTACAAAGAGAAGAAATTGGAAAATGGGTTGAAAAGCACCTACAGTAGACATGAGCttccatgcatttcataaatttgaataaaatacaaaaagttaACTAAAGAATATACCCCGTTCGGATTGAATAAACTAAGCCGAGGTTCctccaaaataaaacataaataataataatacaacaaagACAAATAACAGTGCACTTAAAAGAATGCATTCAATTATCATTCCAAAGAAAAACCCAATGGAAACCATTCCCAAGAAACTAAATGTGTTTCAAGTCAAAACAAACGCAACTCAAGGAACCTATTCAAAGCAATACATTTGTCAGAATAGTCAAAAAGCAAGACTGCATGCTGCCTTTTCACACTGACTTCTTTGTGAAATACAAGTGTGTTATACCAATAGGCCTCTTTATGTGCtaaatgtacactttttacaCATCAGAGATATTTATACTCTTGTGGTAAAACAAAGGGAGctagggaagggggggggggaacttaTTACACTAAACCACAATTATTCACAAAACCCCAAAGCATCAAAACCTCTTTATAGGGATACTGAATAACCAAGCAGTTAGACTTCTTTATGGTTGGACAAAAGGCAAAATCTATGCACTGGAAATCATACTGAGCAACTCTTACTCGGTAGATTAAACAGTCTTGTTTTTAAATAGAAATCTTCCTTTGTAATTTTATAAAATGTCACTGATACAAGCTCCTATAATGGGTCCGATTGGGTTCTTCTCTAGTTGTGATATGGATAGGAGTGGGTGCTATATGGGTACGGGGTTCACAACGAGACATCCTTTGGATCAAACCAGTTCTGCTCCTTTAAGAAATtctttgtacacatttttcatATTCACATCATGAAACTGCCATCTGGGTTGGCCAGGCTCAAGTCGGTACCCTTTTCTGGTTATGACAAGGGGTGTAGTGGGTGCTAGTGGGTAACTGGGATCACAATTTATCCTTAGTAGGAACCCATATGAATGAGCCAGACTGCTTTTGAATCACATCTTTACATCGATAGTAGATATCATCCAATGTGTCACCTTGAATAATGGctgcagaaaacaaaacaaaacatacttgTTACTCTTAAAAGGTCTCCTACTGTCATTCTGAGCTAGAGTACTATCCACAAAGTTTATCTCAACATCTGAAAAAGTAATTTCAAAAAGTTATTGCGTTTTTTGACATATCCCTGTAAATCCGAAGGGAATAATATGTCCATGCTGGAAGCATAATCCTTAATAGGAATACAGAGTCGGAACAAACTTTGGGCATAAAAACTATTATCTTTTTACGTAACCACTTTACttttaagtgaaatgtttctcgaaCGCTGCTGTAGGCGTCTACTCAACGATTTTTATTACCATTAAGTTTAAGAGTGAtgtatacctttcctttaaaacaCCTGTagcaaactaacctgtgaaaaactcTCCAAACTCCATCTCCAGTTTATCAGCTCTATCAAAAGTCTTTTCTGCCTGCTCCCTTGACATCCTCCTATTCATCTCCATGATCATCTCTGGTGTTTTAGGACGGATAAATAGAGCAATGGGATGAAGGTTGGCAACCTGCAGGCGACGAATGGCATTCCCACTAACATCAAGGATGCAATGCTTACCCTGGTATAAATGAGTAAAGAAAACAAGTTACATCCCCTGGTACATATAATCACTGACAATAAGAAAGCCAGTCTAAGCAAGTTGGTTGTTCTTACCTTCTCTGCTACTTCTCTGACTGATGCTACACTAGTTCCATACAAGTTCTCATTGTATTGACCAGCCTCAATGAATAAATGATCTTGAATATCTTTCTCCATCTGTTCTCTGGACTCAACAAAATGGTAGTCTCTTTTATCGACTTCATGTGGTCGCCTCGGTCTTGTTGTATCTGTACAATgcaagattaaaaacaaaaacattgacagCTAGGCCACATTTGCCTATTGGATGAATGTGGACTACAACACGTGAAACTAAGGATTTCAAATCGTGCCTTAAAGTCAAgctgaacaaaaaaatacttgtaaAATACTTGTTCAATTTGTTATGATTACTCTTGCTTTGTAACAACACTTGATTCAATCTGTTATTTTACAAGAACAAGAACTTACGAGGAACACAGCTACCAAACTTCTCTGGCATCTCAGAGATTAAGTCATCGTTGACGCGATCTTTGCCTGGTCCAAGGATTATCACAGGCCTGGTGTATTTAACTATGGAGGAAAACGGAACAGGTCGCTGTCAAATACAACTTAATGGTGGTTCAAAGAAAGACTCCTCCTTCCCAACATAACAgtgtgttttaacaaaattactatTGGTTTGGTTTAGtatattggtttattaaaatcatTCCAAAAGTCCAGCAAAACGCCCAACTGTATTTGAATTACAAACATTACAAACAAATCAGAATTATAAATTTATTGTCTGCATTATAAATATacagaaatttagtttccattggCACATAACAATTATTAGTTTAAATAAATGATTACAAGTTACACAGATTAAAAGGACAGAAATATACACACTCAAATAAAACATCCAACGAAATACAAGCAAATTTACAAAGTATTCCAGTGAATGAGAAAATGAATCTGGGGCTGAAAGAAGAGTTGGGTCAAACAATTTTATTAGAAAATAAGTTTTAATACCTTCTTGTTGAACAACTCCCTCGTATGACAAGATCATCTCATCATTTCCTgtggaataaaaaatataagacAACTTCAATCAGCACGTTTCACatggaaataaaaacactgTGACTGTGGAACATACAAAGCCAGTAGAGAC
Proteins encoded in this window:
- the LOC117298380 gene encoding uncharacterized protein LOC117298380 gives rise to the protein MDGICFLAANDNNKVNLVKNDIVPRLITMMTTENLAEKRSASRAVWKLAFHPDNKENFKNNKKLIEVLTNLSNVETDAATLNACKTVLWMLDEDNGVQKPRAKTAKNRDKDKSEANELGKETVLDIESLNGDEFDVNSPAKHVMISYQWGVQTQMIRLKQHLKKAGFNVWMDVDNMGGSTLESMAAAVEQSAVVLICFTEKYKNSPSCRTEAEYTYKLQKPFIPLRLQEDYDPDGWLGIMIGTKLWVDFSISETLDESRKKLKQLLGDRGRICEENQPDNDCSLNNPGAPESEVKRSNNFHRASVSIKQPKPPADAREVASWSTCQVSSWLAAHGLSELKNRFEGYNGQRLLGLKTIATDAPDFFFTEIKKDFGFKSLLDILKFKQALDEII